The Catenuloplanes niger genome includes a window with the following:
- the ndhC gene encoding NADH-quinone oxidoreductase subunit A, translating into MEGYLGSYATLGLLLLASVLIFVAAFGANRLLRPAAPADPFGKREPYECGLDPVGGDWAQAQIRYYVYAYLYVLFAVESVFLFPWAVVFDRPGFGVTTVVEMAVFVAVLALGILYAWRKNVLRWS; encoded by the coding sequence GTGGAGGGATACCTCGGGTCGTACGCCACGCTCGGCCTGTTGCTGCTGGCCAGCGTGCTGATCTTCGTGGCCGCGTTCGGGGCGAACCGGCTGCTCCGCCCGGCCGCGCCGGCCGACCCGTTCGGCAAGCGCGAGCCGTACGAGTGCGGGCTCGACCCGGTCGGCGGCGACTGGGCGCAGGCGCAGATCAGGTACTACGTCTACGCGTACCTCTACGTGCTCTTCGCCGTGGAGAGCGTCTTCCTGTTTCCCTGGGCGGTGGTCTTCGACCGGCCCGGCTTCGGGGTCACCACTGTGGTGGAAATGGCAGTATTCGTGGCCGTTCTGGCGCTCGGGATCCTCTACGCCTGGCGCAAGAACGTCCTCCGCTGGAGCTGA
- a CDS encoding 2-oxoacid:ferredoxin oxidoreductase subunit beta, translated as MAELLKLTAKDFKSDQEVRWCPGCGDYAILAAVQGFMPELNIPRERIVFISGIGCSSRFPYYMNTYGMHSIHGRAPAIATGLAATRPDLSIWVVTGDGDALSIGGNHLIHALRRNVNLKILLFNNRIYGLTKGQYSPTSELGKVTKSTPVGSADAPFNPLSLALGAEAGFVARTIDSDRKHLQSVLRAAAAHRGSAFVEIYQNCNIFNDGAFETLKDVGTRDEYLIRLEHGQPITFGDSCVVHPPGGFGLSVRPTASVDPAEIVVHDETVTDPAYAFALSRLPALDLRNTPIGVLRAVSRPTYDEVLQQQVADAREAATGTPEEQLTGLLHAGDTWTI; from the coding sequence ATGGCTGAGCTGCTGAAACTCACCGCGAAGGACTTCAAGTCCGACCAGGAGGTGCGCTGGTGTCCCGGCTGCGGGGACTACGCGATCCTGGCCGCGGTGCAGGGCTTCATGCCGGAGCTGAACATCCCGCGTGAACGGATCGTCTTCATCTCCGGCATCGGGTGCTCGTCGCGTTTCCCGTACTACATGAACACGTACGGCATGCACTCGATCCACGGCCGCGCGCCGGCGATCGCGACCGGGCTGGCCGCCACCCGGCCCGACCTGTCCATCTGGGTGGTCACCGGGGACGGCGACGCGCTGTCGATCGGCGGCAACCACCTGATCCACGCGCTGCGCCGGAACGTCAACCTGAAGATCCTGCTGTTCAACAACCGGATCTACGGGCTGACCAAGGGGCAGTACTCGCCGACCTCCGAGCTCGGCAAGGTCACCAAGTCGACGCCGGTCGGGTCCGCGGACGCGCCGTTCAACCCGCTGTCGCTGGCGCTCGGCGCGGAGGCCGGGTTCGTCGCCCGCACCATCGACTCGGACCGCAAGCACCTGCAGTCGGTGTTGCGCGCCGCGGCCGCGCACCGCGGTTCGGCGTTCGTGGAGATCTACCAGAACTGCAACATCTTCAACGACGGCGCGTTCGAGACCCTCAAGGACGTGGGTACGCGGGACGAGTACCTGATCCGGCTGGAGCACGGGCAGCCGATCACGTTCGGCGACTCGTGCGTGGTGCACCCGCCCGGCGGCTTCGGCCTGTCGGTCCGGCCCACCGCGTCCGTCGACCCGGCAGAAATCGTGGTGCACGACGAGACGGTGACGGATCCGGCGTACGCGTTCGCGCTGTCCCGCCTGCCCGCCCTCGACCTGCGCAACACCCCGATCGGCGTGCTGCGCGCGGTGTCCCGGCCCACCTACGACGAGGTGCTGCAGCAGCAGGTCGCGGACGCCCGCGAGGCCGCGACCGGCACGCCCGAGGAGCAGCTGACCGGCCTGCTGCACGCGGGCGACACCTGGACGATCTGA
- a CDS encoding SRPBCC family protein — MTQPDPAENLREAATPGAGEVTATVIVNAPAATVFAAFTAWTKQSEWIPFTKVRVVEGDGGEGSLVEAVTAIGPAVLRDEMRVVRVDAPYEVRVVHCGKFLRGPGVLRCTPMENDRTQVVWHEWFHLPAGALGKVTWPFLWPGSKVSLKQALKRFATMVENGRLP; from the coding sequence ATGACCCAGCCCGACCCGGCCGAGAACCTCCGGGAGGCCGCCACCCCCGGCGCCGGCGAGGTGACCGCGACCGTGATCGTCAACGCGCCCGCCGCCACCGTCTTCGCCGCGTTCACCGCGTGGACCAAGCAGTCCGAATGGATTCCGTTCACCAAGGTCCGCGTGGTCGAGGGCGACGGCGGCGAGGGCAGCCTGGTCGAGGCCGTCACCGCGATCGGCCCGGCCGTGCTCCGCGACGAGATGCGCGTGGTCCGCGTCGACGCCCCCTACGAGGTGCGCGTCGTGCACTGCGGGAAGTTCCTGCGCGGCCCCGGCGTGCTCCGCTGCACCCCGATGGAGAACGACCGGACCCAGGTCGTCTGGCACGAGTGGTTCCACCTCCCCGCCGGTGCCCTCGGCAAGGTCACCTGGCCGTTCCTCTGGCCCGGCTCCAAGGTCAGCCTCAAGCAGGCGCTGAAGAGGTTCGCCACCATGGTCGAGAACGGGCGCCTCCCGTAG
- a CDS encoding DivIVA domain-containing protein translates to MGLFITLVTALVVAAIIFGVTVLVSGSDPALVPAEPDGRAVPLPGSRPLLEADIADVRFDTALRGYRMAQVDQALRRAAYDIGYKEELIGVLEAEVAALRDGRLDDADALRKAREEALAPAAPATTEPVAENNDNSGGTSESATVAVKTDEPAATDSTVKA, encoded by the coding sequence ATGGGTCTGTTCATCACTCTCGTCACGGCGCTCGTCGTCGCGGCGATCATCTTCGGCGTCACGGTCCTGGTCAGCGGCAGCGACCCCGCACTGGTCCCGGCGGAGCCGGACGGCCGGGCCGTGCCGCTGCCGGGCAGCCGCCCGCTGCTGGAGGCCGACATCGCCGACGTCCGCTTCGACACCGCGCTGCGGGGTTACCGGATGGCCCAGGTGGACCAGGCACTGCGCCGCGCCGCCTACGACATCGGGTACAAGGAGGAGCTGATCGGCGTGCTCGAGGCCGAGGTCGCCGCGCTCCGGGACGGCCGTCTCGACGACGCGGACGCGCTGCGCAAGGCCCGGGAGGAGGCGCTCGCGCCGGCCGCACCGGCCACCACCGAGCCAGTTGCCGAAAACAACGACAATTCCGGCGGTACGTCGGAGAGCGCCACGGTTGCCGTAAAGACCGACGAGCCGGCCGCGACCGACTCTACGGTGAAGGCATGA
- a CDS encoding 2-oxoacid:acceptor oxidoreductase subunit alpha yields the protein MSKQVRRLDRVVIRFAGDSGDGMQLTGDRFTSETAQLGNDISTLPNFPAEIRAPAGTLPGVSSFQVHFADYDILTPGDAPDVLVAMNPAALKANLPELPAGAVIIVNTDEFSKRSLVKVGYAANPLEDGSLSRFAVHPVALTSMTVAALADAGVSKKDAERAKNMFALGLLSWLYSRPFESTLRFLERKFAARPELVAANQAAFRAGWNFGETTEAFAVRYEIAPAPMAAGTYRNITGNTALALGLVAAGVRARLPLFLGAYPITPASDILHELSKHKRLGVTTMQAEDEIAAIGAALGASYGGALGVTTTSGPGVALKGETISLAVALELPLVIVDVQRAGPSTGMPTKTEQADLNMALFGRHGEAPVAVIAPQSPSDCFHAAIEAARIALTYRTPVILLSDNYVANGSEPWLLPDVASLPDLTVEFASAANSPDGRFLPYLRDPATMARPWAIPGTPGLEHRIGGLEKADKTGDISYDPANHDLMVRTRAQRIETIPVPDVTVDDPDGSASVLVLGWGSTYGPIGAACRALRQRGLTIAQAHLRHLHPMPANLEQILKRYDRVVVPEMNLGQLAHVIRGRFLVDALPFNKVSGLPFTAGELESALEDVVKNG from the coding sequence ATGAGCAAGCAGGTGCGCCGGCTGGATCGGGTGGTCATCCGCTTCGCGGGCGACTCCGGTGACGGCATGCAGCTCACCGGTGACCGGTTCACGTCGGAGACGGCGCAGCTCGGCAACGACATCTCCACGCTCCCCAACTTCCCCGCCGAGATCCGTGCGCCGGCCGGCACGCTGCCCGGCGTCTCCAGCTTCCAGGTGCACTTCGCCGACTACGACATCCTGACGCCGGGCGACGCGCCGGACGTGCTGGTCGCGATGAACCCGGCCGCGCTCAAGGCGAACCTGCCGGAGCTGCCCGCGGGCGCCGTGATCATCGTCAACACGGACGAGTTCAGCAAGCGCAGCCTCGTCAAGGTGGGGTACGCGGCGAATCCGCTGGAGGACGGCTCGCTGTCCCGGTTCGCGGTGCACCCGGTCGCGCTGACCTCGATGACCGTGGCCGCGCTGGCGGACGCCGGAGTGTCGAAGAAGGACGCCGAGCGGGCCAAGAACATGTTCGCGCTCGGGCTGCTGAGCTGGCTGTACTCGCGCCCGTTCGAGTCCACACTGCGGTTCCTGGAACGGAAGTTCGCGGCCCGGCCGGAGCTGGTCGCGGCGAACCAGGCCGCGTTCCGCGCCGGGTGGAACTTCGGCGAGACGACCGAGGCGTTCGCGGTGCGGTACGAGATCGCGCCCGCGCCGATGGCCGCCGGGACGTACCGCAACATCACCGGGAACACCGCGCTCGCGCTCGGCCTGGTGGCCGCCGGGGTGCGCGCGAGGCTGCCGCTCTTCCTCGGCGCCTACCCGATCACGCCGGCGTCGGACATCCTGCACGAGCTGTCCAAGCACAAGCGGCTCGGCGTCACCACCATGCAGGCGGAGGACGAGATCGCGGCGATCGGTGCCGCGCTCGGCGCGTCCTACGGCGGCGCGCTCGGCGTCACCACCACCAGCGGGCCCGGTGTCGCGCTGAAGGGCGAGACGATCTCGCTGGCCGTGGCGCTGGAGCTGCCACTGGTGATCGTGGACGTGCAGCGGGCCGGCCCGTCGACCGGCATGCCGACCAAGACCGAGCAGGCCGACCTGAACATGGCGCTGTTCGGCCGGCACGGCGAGGCACCGGTCGCGGTGATCGCGCCGCAGTCGCCGTCGGACTGCTTCCACGCCGCGATCGAGGCGGCCCGGATCGCGCTCACCTACCGCACGCCGGTGATCCTGCTGTCCGACAACTACGTGGCGAACGGGTCGGAGCCGTGGCTGCTGCCGGACGTGGCGTCGCTGCCGGACCTGACCGTCGAGTTCGCGTCCGCGGCCAACTCACCGGACGGGCGGTTCCTGCCGTACCTGCGGGACCCGGCGACGATGGCGCGGCCGTGGGCGATCCCGGGCACCCCCGGGCTGGAGCACCGGATCGGCGGCTTGGAGAAGGCGGACAAGACCGGCGACATCTCGTACGACCCGGCGAACCACGACCTGATGGTGCGCACCCGGGCGCAGCGCATCGAGACGATCCCGGTGCCGGACGTGACCGTGGACGACCCGGACGGTTCGGCGAGCGTGCTGGTGCTCGGCTGGGGCTCGACGTACGGGCCGATCGGGGCGGCGTGCCGGGCGCTGCGGCAGCGCGGGCTGACCATCGCCCAGGCGCACCTGCGTCACCTGCACCCGATGCCGGCCAACCTGGAACAGATCCTGAAACGGTACGACCGGGTGGTCGTCCCGGAGATGAACCTGGGGCAGCTCGCGCACGTGATCCGGGGCCGGTTCCTGGTGGACGCGCTGCCGTTCAACAAGGTCAGCGGTCTGCCGTTCACGGCGGGCGAGCTGGAGTCCGCGTTGGAGGACGTGGTGAAGAATGGCTGA
- a CDS encoding DNA-3-methyladenine glycosylase I yields the protein MSDLVVGEDGLARCTWGASTPDYALYHDREWGRPVRDDDGLYERLTLEAFQSGLSWLTILRKRPAFRAAFAGFSIAAVAEFGPDDEARLMADAGIVRNRLKIEAALANARAALDLPEGLAALLWSFAPPPRPRPATNASVPALTPESTAMAKALKKRGFRFVGPTTAYALMQATGMVDDHLQDCHVRIV from the coding sequence ATGTCTGACCTGGTCGTGGGCGAGGACGGTCTCGCCCGCTGCACGTGGGGCGCCAGCACGCCCGATTACGCGCTCTACCACGACCGCGAGTGGGGCCGTCCGGTGCGCGACGACGACGGGCTCTACGAGCGGCTCACGCTGGAGGCGTTCCAGTCCGGCCTGTCCTGGCTGACCATCCTGCGCAAACGTCCGGCGTTCCGGGCCGCGTTCGCCGGCTTCTCGATCGCGGCCGTCGCCGAGTTCGGCCCGGACGACGAGGCCCGCCTGATGGCCGACGCCGGCATCGTCCGCAACCGACTCAAGATCGAAGCCGCACTGGCGAACGCGCGGGCCGCGCTGGACCTGCCGGAAGGCCTGGCCGCGCTGCTCTGGTCGTTCGCCCCGCCGCCCCGCCCGCGCCCGGCGACGAACGCCTCCGTTCCCGCGCTCACCCCCGAGTCCACCGCCATGGCCAAGGCACTGAAGAAGCGCGGCTTCCGCTTCGTCGGCCCCACCACGGCGTACGCGTTGATGCAGGCCACCGGCATGGTCGACGATCACCTCCAAGACTGTCACGTCCGGATCGTGTGA